In one window of Spirochaetaceae bacterium DNA:
- a CDS encoding methyl-accepting chemotaxis protein yields the protein MKLKTRSILAMAITTVVVFAAVIILLSWFVSNAMNNRVDEIVTVSSDLASSQVALELEMGINTANTLMSALHSFTFFQEGNRRNNINHIIREVVTYNSNIVGAWAIFLPNSVDGMDYQFADDNPGVGQNSMGQFIPYWGRGAGGNVQQGDAYPWRTLTLETRDYWTLPRSRMAPSITDPYQRGVGGNQNVMVISIAVPMIVNGAFIGVIGVDMALDNIINRASQITPMGSGFINVINNNGVIVFSPEQGNIGRIIWEIIPPAHANAVRQAVTNGTPTAYEDISATTGLPSRMNLVPIPLNGPRVWSVMVILDEATILEDITTMQFIMFLIAIISIVVMVVITFILMNYILNPLIRSIGDIEIMGQGDLRKKFDHNLTARKDELGQLFTALEEMRSQISNVMSTVIQASHTVSTSSREINASSAQLAQNSSEQAANAEEISASMEEMGAGIAQSAENATKTERIAVNSSREIEEGGGKVTETVTAMKTIAEKIHIIEDIASQTNLLALNAAIEAARAGDAGRGFAVVAGEVRKLAERSAHSATEISELASKSVKVAEEAGKSIADVVPEIQNTAQLVEEISTSAKQQNEGVKQVVKAIAELDSIIQHNASAAEEISSSAEMLDDQANLLEKEVAFFKIGEDSQRLLEK from the coding sequence GTGAAATTAAAAACACGAAGTATTTTAGCAATGGCTATTACTACAGTAGTTGTCTTTGCCGCTGTTATTATTTTGTTAAGCTGGTTTGTCTCTAACGCTATGAATAATAGAGTAGACGAAATTGTTACGGTATCGTCCGATTTAGCCAGCAGCCAAGTGGCCTTAGAGCTGGAGATGGGTATTAATACGGCTAATACACTTATGTCTGCCCTGCATAGCTTTACTTTTTTTCAGGAGGGAAACAGGCGTAATAACATTAACCATATTATCCGCGAGGTAGTAACCTATAACAGCAATATTGTGGGGGCTTGGGCTATCTTTTTGCCTAATAGTGTTGATGGAATGGATTATCAATTTGCCGATGACAACCCGGGGGTTGGGCAAAATAGTATGGGACAATTTATCCCTTATTGGGGACGCGGTGCCGGCGGTAATGTGCAGCAGGGCGATGCTTATCCTTGGCGTACTCTTACCTTAGAGACCCGTGATTACTGGACGCTGCCCCGCAGCCGTATGGCCCCCAGTATTACCGACCCTTACCAAAGAGGAGTGGGCGGTAACCAAAACGTAATGGTAATAAGTATTGCCGTACCTATGATAGTAAACGGGGCTTTTATTGGGGTTATAGGTGTAGATATGGCGTTAGATAACATAATTAATAGAGCCAGCCAAATAACTCCTATGGGTAGCGGTTTTATTAACGTTATTAACAATAACGGTGTTATTGTTTTTAGCCCCGAGCAAGGTAATATAGGCCGCATTATTTGGGAGATAATCCCGCCGGCGCATGCCAATGCCGTAAGGCAAGCCGTTACCAACGGTACCCCTACGGCTTATGAAGATATTAGCGCCACCACCGGCTTGCCTAGCCGTATGAATTTAGTGCCAATTCCTCTTAACGGGCCGCGTGTATGGAGCGTTATGGTAATATTAGATGAAGCTACCATCTTAGAAGATATTACAACTATGCAATTTATTATGTTTTTAATAGCAATAATTTCTATTGTCGTTATGGTGGTTATTACCTTTATTTTAATGAACTACATCTTAAACCCTCTTATCCGCAGTATTGGCGATATAGAGATAATGGGGCAAGGTGATTTACGCAAAAAGTTTGACCATAACCTTACTGCACGTAAAGATGAGCTTGGCCAGCTTTTTACAGCCCTAGAAGAAATGCGCAGCCAAATAAGCAATGTAATGAGCACGGTTATTCAGGCCAGCCATACGGTATCTACCAGCAGCCGCGAAATTAACGCTTCATCGGCCCAGCTGGCCCAAAACAGCAGCGAACAAGCCGCTAATGCCGAAGAGATAAGCGCCAGTATGGAAGAAATGGGAGCCGGTATTGCTCAAAGCGCCGAAAATGCTACCAAAACCGAACGTATTGCCGTAAACAGCAGCCGTGAGATTGAAGAAGGCGGCGGTAAAGTTACCGAAACGGTAACTGCCATGAAAACCATTGCCGAAAAAATACATATTATTGAAGATATTGCCAGCCAAACTAATTTACTTGCCCTTAACGCCGCCATCGAGGCTGCTCGGGCCGGTGATGCCGGGCGTGGGTTTGCCGTTGTAGCCGGCGAAGTACGCAAATTGGCCGAACGCAGTGCTCATAGCGCTACCGAAATTAGCGAACTGGCCAGTAAGAGCGTTAAAGTGGCCGAAGAGGCCGGTAAATCTATCGCCGATGTAGTGCCGGAAATTCAGAACACGGCCCAGCTGGTAGAAGAAATTTCGACTAGCGCTAAGCAGCAAAACGAAGGCGTTAAACAAGTTGTTAAGGCTATTGCCGAACTAGATAGTATTATCCAGCATAACGCCAGTGCCGCCGAAGAAATTAGCAGCAGTGCCGAAATGCTTGACGACCAAGCCAACCTGTTAGAAAAAGAGGTTGCTTTCTTTAAAATTGGTGAGGACAGCCAACGTTTGCTGGAAAAATAA
- the ruvC gene encoding crossover junction endodeoxyribonuclease RuvC gives MHIIGLDPGLADTGWGVIKKDGAKSLYIAHGCITTGKDEGLEGRLLTIYNELIKILTAYRPQAAAIENLYFSKNSSSALEVAHARGVLMLALAGQHIKVNHYAPNTIKLAVTGYGKADKATVQAMVKLLLGLAEIPKPNHAADALAMALCCANLL, from the coding sequence ATGCACATAATTGGCCTAGACCCCGGCCTTGCCGATACCGGCTGGGGCGTAATTAAAAAAGATGGCGCTAAAAGCCTATATATAGCGCACGGCTGTATAACCACCGGCAAAGATGAAGGCTTAGAAGGCAGATTATTAACTATTTATAACGAGCTAATTAAAATATTAACGGCTTACCGGCCACAGGCAGCGGCGATAGAAAATTTGTACTTTAGCAAAAACAGCAGCAGCGCCCTAGAGGTAGCCCATGCGCGTGGCGTGCTTATGCTGGCTTTGGCCGGCCAGCATATTAAGGTTAATCATTATGCGCCTAATACCATTAAGCTGGCCGTTACCGGTTATGGTAAAGCCGATAAAGCTACGGTGCAAGCGATGGTTAAACTTTTGCTGGGCTTAGCCGAAATACCTAAACCTAACCACGCCGCCGATGCTTTGGCGATGGCCCTGTGCTGCGCTAATTTACTTTAA